The following DNA comes from Candidatus Eisenbacteria bacterium.
CATCCTGAAGCGTCAGAGGGGTAACAAGCCCCTATGAAAGTGTCGTGTCGCGGGGCAAAGACATAGACAAGGAATTTCCGGGACACGACACTAGTCTCTGGATGCTATCGGAACGTCCTGGCTTTCAACCCGAAAGACAATGGAGGATCGCCGCATGAGAGTTGGCATTCTGACTGGCGGGGGAGATTGTCCCGGTCTGAACGCAGTTATTAGGGCAGTCGTCCGGAAAGTACTGAAGATTCATAGTGGGACTACTCTTGGAATACGATTGGGGTGGCAGGGCCTGATGGACGGTCACATCGAGGAGCTAGGGCTTTCGTCGGTCTCGGGCATACTGCCGAAGGGAGGCACCATTCTCGGCACCTCAAGGACGAACCCGATGAGGATTGATGGAGGACTGGAGAAGATTATTATGAACCTCAGGAGGTTTCAGATTGATGCCTTGATTGCTGTCGGCGGGGAAGACACGCTCGGCGTGGCAAACGAGCTTTACAAGCGTGACGTCAAAGTTGTCGGCGTTCCCAAGACCATTGACAATGATCTCTCCGGGACGGATTACACGTTCGGCTTTGACACGGCGATAAACATTGCGACGGAGGCAATTGACAGGCTTCATACTACGGCAGAATCGCACAACAGGGTCATGGTTGTTGAGGTGATGGGAAGGAATACCGGGTGGATTGCCGTCGAGGCGGGGATAGCAGGGGGCGCAGATGTGATCCTGATACCGGAGGAGCCGGTCAGCATTGACCACATTTGCGAGCTGATAGTCGAGAGGCATGAAAGAGGAAAGGATTTCAGCATAGTTGTTGTGGCCGAGGGATTCAGGCTTGAAGCTGAGGGGACTCAAGGTTACGT
Coding sequences within:
- a CDS encoding ATP-dependent 6-phosphofructokinase; its protein translation is MRVGILTGGGDCPGLNAVIRAVVRKVLKIHSGTTLGIRLGWQGLMDGHIEELGLSSVSGILPKGGTILGTSRTNPMRIDGGLEKIIMNLRRFQIDALIAVGGEDTLGVANELYKRDVKVVGVPKTIDNDLSGTDYTFGFDTAINIATEAIDRLHTTAESHNRVMVVEVMGRNTGWIAVEAGIAGGADVILIPEEPVSIDHICELIVERHERGKDFSIVVVAEGFRLEAEGTQGYVVQDEKPDPFGHVRLGGVGAIVAKLIEDKTGFETRYSMLGYIQRGGTPSAFDRILGTRFGVAAVDLIMKGEFGKMVSLRGNKIVSVPLIEAIENLKTVDKDLFEIAKVFFG